One part of the Sulfolobus tengchongensis genome encodes these proteins:
- a CDS encoding adenylosuccinate synthetase, producing the protein MLYLVVGGFFGDEGKGKVAAYLGIKDKPKLSVRTGSINAGHTVTYSNKTWKLRILPSAFINKSTEVALGPGALTSLEVLFKEMRETETYDRLYIDPHVGIITDEERQEEKRDEYLMNVIGSTGQGVGYAESKRILRKLKLAKDYKELERFVTNVPNRILEYLDNGYKVLIEGTQGHYLSLYHGEYPYVTSRNTTASGILSEAGIGPKYVDDIIIVFKSYVTRVGKGPLEGELSEEEAKKLGLVEYGTVTGRLRRVAQFNIKLARDAIRINSATQVAITKLDALFKDAYGIREYEKLPVEAKKWLDELQEELKTPITLIGTGEDALDMIDLRKEVS; encoded by the coding sequence ATGTTATATTTAGTAGTCGGAGGATTTTTTGGCGATGAAGGAAAAGGAAAAGTAGCAGCTTATTTAGGGATTAAAGATAAGCCAAAATTAAGTGTAAGAACTGGATCAATAAATGCAGGCCATACTGTAACATATTCAAATAAAACTTGGAAGTTGAGAATTTTGCCATCAGCATTCATAAATAAGTCCACCGAAGTAGCACTAGGACCAGGTGCTCTTACCTCTTTGGAAGTATTATTCAAAGAGATGAGAGAAACCGAAACCTATGATAGATTGTATATTGATCCTCATGTTGGAATTATAACCGATGAGGAGAGACAAGAAGAGAAAAGAGATGAATATCTCATGAACGTTATTGGTAGTACTGGTCAAGGTGTGGGGTATGCTGAAAGTAAAAGAATATTAAGAAAATTAAAACTGGCTAAAGATTATAAGGAACTAGAAAGATTCGTCACAAATGTACCAAATAGGATATTAGAATACTTAGATAATGGATATAAGGTACTTATAGAGGGAACTCAAGGACATTATTTAAGTTTATATCATGGAGAATACCCATATGTCACTAGCAGGAATACAACAGCTTCAGGAATATTAAGTGAGGCAGGAATAGGTCCTAAATATGTAGATGACATTATAATAGTTTTTAAGAGTTACGTTACTAGGGTAGGAAAAGGTCCACTTGAAGGAGAACTATCTGAAGAAGAGGCAAAAAAACTTGGCCTGGTTGAGTATGGCACTGTAACAGGGAGATTAAGGAGAGTAGCTCAGTTTAACATTAAGTTAGCTAGAGACGCTATAAGAATAAATTCGGCTACGCAAGTTGCCATAACTAAGTTAGATGCATTATTTAAAGATGCGTATGGAATAAGAGAGTATGAAAAGTTACCCGTAGAGGCTAAAAAATGGTTAGACGAGTTACAAGAGGAGTTGAAAACCCCCATCACACTTATCGGAACGGGAGAGGATGCGTTAGATATGATAGATCTAAGAAAAGAGGTGAGTTGA
- a CDS encoding NAD(P)/FAD-dependent oxidoreductase, translated as MSSYDVVIVGGGPAGLFAAYELANIAKENISNYKILLIDKGVRAIKRTCPLLSPKEKCTFCNPCHIMYGFGGAGTFSSGIINLRPDIGGELHEITRSWDKAQDLINYVDDIFVKFGAPKDRIFEPNMEKVKEIQRRAAKVGAEFVPIRQRHMGTDKTPIVIENIVNYVEKSGIKISELNEVLDIEKKGNKFLLKTSKQGEIESKVVLVAPGRAGARWFYEQAKKLGVDTIPGPLDIGVRVEVESFVFDELTEAVWDPKVILYSKRYDDKVRTFCVNPRGYIMKEVYDDGTIGVNGETYVDKKSNNTNFAFLTTIKLSDPLEDTIEYGKSIARLMTRLGGGRPILQRLIDFEKGRRSTWERINRSTVKPTLRDVTPGDISMGLPYRVVDNLIDGLERLDNIAPGIFSSNTLLYAPEIKYYSVKVVVDHNMETVVDNLFAAGDGAGLSRGINVAAATGILAARGIAIKLGLD; from the coding sequence TTGAGTTCTTATGATGTAGTGATTGTAGGAGGAGGACCCGCGGGGTTATTTGCAGCTTACGAGTTAGCTAATATAGCAAAGGAAAACATATCAAATTATAAGATATTACTGATAGATAAAGGAGTTAGAGCAATCAAAAGAACTTGCCCTTTATTATCACCAAAAGAAAAGTGCACATTTTGCAATCCATGCCACATAATGTACGGCTTTGGAGGAGCAGGAACGTTTAGCAGTGGAATAATAAACTTGCGCCCAGATATCGGAGGAGAATTACATGAAATAACTAGAAGCTGGGATAAGGCTCAGGATTTGATAAATTATGTAGACGATATATTTGTGAAATTTGGAGCTCCTAAAGATAGAATTTTTGAACCTAACATGGAAAAAGTTAAGGAAATTCAAAGAAGGGCAGCAAAGGTAGGTGCGGAATTTGTACCTATCAGACAGAGACACATGGGAACTGATAAAACACCAATAGTAATAGAAAATATCGTAAACTATGTAGAGAAAAGTGGTATTAAAATAAGTGAGCTGAACGAGGTATTAGATATAGAGAAGAAAGGAAATAAATTCTTACTTAAGACAAGTAAACAAGGAGAAATAGAATCTAAAGTCGTTCTTGTAGCACCAGGTAGAGCAGGTGCTAGATGGTTCTATGAACAAGCCAAGAAGTTGGGGGTAGATACTATACCGGGACCCTTAGATATAGGAGTTAGAGTAGAAGTGGAATCATTCGTATTTGATGAACTTACTGAGGCTGTATGGGATCCAAAAGTAATACTATATTCAAAGAGATATGATGATAAAGTTAGAACGTTCTGCGTGAATCCTAGAGGTTACATAATGAAGGAAGTCTACGATGATGGAACAATTGGCGTAAATGGAGAAACATATGTGGATAAGAAGAGCAATAATACTAATTTCGCCTTTTTAACAACAATCAAACTTTCTGATCCGCTCGAAGATACTATAGAATATGGGAAAAGCATAGCCAGGTTAATGACTAGGTTAGGTGGTGGAAGACCAATATTACAAAGGTTAATAGACTTCGAAAAGGGAAGAAGAAGTACATGGGAAAGAATAAACAGATCAACCGTTAAACCAACTTTAAGAGATGTGACACCAGGTGACATAAGCATGGGACTACCTTATAGAGTCGTTGATAATTTAATTGACGGATTAGAAAGACTTGACAATATAGCACCTGGTATATTTTCTTCAAATACTCTACTTTACGCGCCAGAAATTAAATACTATAGTGTAAAAGTCGTGGTAGATCATAATATGGAAACTGTAGTAGATAACTTGTTTGCTGCCGGTGATGGTGCAGGTTTGTCTAGAGGAATAAATGTAGCTGCCGCAACTGGTATTCTAGCTGCAAGAGGTATTGCGATCAAACTAGGATTAGATTAA
- a CDS encoding Lrp/AsnC family transcriptional regulator: protein MNQVEISDIDKEILMKLEYEFPFDPQPFKIISEELMISEDELLTRVKKLLEAGVIKRIGMYVSFRAKGMDGALIAARIAPDKIEKFRKIALGIRELTHNYVRDHPKYNIWFVLKASDRDTLNKNVKELLNQVDSNDYVILYSKRTLKLSVKYDVIRGVSWSPNNVRNLGKVPTAEELGISKELLIDLSYPLKISQRPFKDLAEKHKMKEEELVELIKELHEKNVIKDYGATLNGEKVGIVENGMVLLNTDNVEQACERLALNIKEATHVVLREASDESWKYLCYSMIHASKKEIIKNVAKEIAKETNSRSYMILFSIDNLKPGIVI from the coding sequence ATGAATCAAGTTGAAATTTCAGATATTGACAAGGAAATATTAATGAAACTAGAATACGAATTTCCTTTTGATCCGCAACCTTTTAAAATTATTAGTGAAGAGTTGATGATATCCGAAGACGAATTACTTACTAGAGTTAAGAAACTACTTGAAGCTGGCGTAATTAAGAGAATAGGTATGTATGTTAGTTTCAGAGCAAAAGGAATGGATGGTGCACTAATTGCCGCTCGTATAGCGCCAGATAAAATAGAAAAATTTAGAAAGATAGCCCTTGGAATAAGGGAATTAACTCACAATTATGTTAGGGATCATCCAAAATATAATATCTGGTTTGTACTAAAGGCTAGTGATAGAGATACTCTAAATAAGAATGTTAAGGAATTACTTAATCAAGTAGATTCTAATGATTACGTAATATTATATTCTAAAAGGACATTAAAACTAAGTGTAAAATATGATGTAATAAGAGGTGTATCATGGAGTCCAAATAATGTAAGGAATCTAGGCAAAGTACCTACAGCAGAAGAATTAGGAATAAGTAAGGAATTACTTATAGATTTATCTTATCCATTAAAAATCTCACAGAGACCATTTAAAGATCTGGCTGAAAAGCATAAAATGAAAGAGGAAGAACTAGTTGAACTGATAAAGGAATTACATGAAAAAAATGTAATCAAAGACTATGGAGCCACACTTAATGGAGAAAAAGTAGGAATAGTTGAAAATGGAATGGTATTGCTAAATACTGATAACGTAGAACAAGCGTGTGAAAGGCTAGCCTTAAATATAAAAGAAGCAACGCATGTGGTACTTAGAGAAGCAAGTGATGAATCTTGGAAATACCTATGCTATAGTATGATACATGCAAGTAAAAAGGAGATTATAAAAAATGTAGCAAAAGAAATAGCAAAAGAAACTAACTCAAGAAGTTATATGATATTATTTAGTATAGATAACTTAAAGCCTGGAATTGTTATCTAA
- a CDS encoding prephenate dehydratase → MVDVNGIYYLGPEGSFTHEAAIILKGELKSNPTISSIFNAISKTNNSIGVVPIENSLEGPVNETLDNLYTYDDIHVIGEIERRIELVLASKSDDIRKIKKIYSHPHAFNEARERIKELGFNDYIPVESTSKAAQIASQDLEAAAICSAFAAKLYNLNIILNKLNYDNNYTRFIIISKEIRFNGDKSMVMFTVPHKPGALYKVLQVFYEYNINILMIYSRPLKSIPWQYYFYLEYEGDMSNKEFIEKLLKSTSVLKLKGSFSKIR, encoded by the coding sequence GTGGTAGATGTAAATGGAATTTATTATTTAGGACCAGAAGGAAGTTTTACCCATGAGGCAGCAATTATACTTAAGGGGGAATTAAAAAGCAACCCTACAATTTCATCAATATTTAACGCTATAAGTAAAACAAATAACTCTATAGGCGTAGTTCCAATAGAAAATAGTCTTGAGGGTCCTGTGAATGAAACACTGGATAACTTGTATACGTACGATGATATTCACGTTATAGGAGAGATAGAGAGAAGAATTGAGTTAGTACTAGCAAGCAAAAGCGATGATATAAGGAAAATTAAAAAAATATATTCCCATCCCCATGCTTTTAATGAAGCTAGAGAAAGAATAAAAGAATTAGGATTTAATGACTATATACCAGTGGAAAGTACATCGAAAGCCGCTCAGATTGCATCACAAGATCTAGAAGCCGCAGCTATTTGTTCTGCTTTTGCAGCTAAACTTTATAATCTAAATATTATTCTTAATAAGCTAAATTATGATAATAACTATACTAGGTTTATAATCATATCAAAAGAGATTAGATTTAATGGAGATAAGTCCATGGTGATGTTCACAGTTCCTCATAAGCCTGGCGCACTTTATAAAGTTCTTCAAGTATTTTATGAATACAATATAAACATCTTAATGATATATTCTAGGCCGTTAAAATCAATCCCTTGGCAATATTATTTTTATCTAGAATATGAGGGTGATATGTCAAACAAGGAGTTTATAGAAAAATTATTGAAATCAACTTCAGTATTAAAACTAAAGGGATCTTTTTCTAAAATTAGATAA
- the ilvA gene encoding threonine ammonia-lyase: MTYLEYFEKIKLAKERIGQYVHETPIDYSTTFSRIVNAKVYLKLENLQKTGSFKVRGAFNKLLSLKDEEKKKGVIAVSAGNHAQGVAYAASTLGIRSVIVMPETAPASKYLATRSYGAEVVLYGKYLHESMKKAEELIQNSGLVFVHPYGDLDVIAGQGTIGIELYDIKPDYVIIPIGGGGLISGISVALKYRFPNIKIIGVQSSSSPSMKVSKDLGRLIEVEPSYSIADGILVKSPSDLTFGIVNELVDDIVLVDDEEIAEAIVLLLERSKTLAEGAGASSLAALISGKIKVSGLDKRVISLISGGNIDLSLLSTITEKFLYKQKRVVKVRVIVPDKPGQLNKVLSYVVKIRGNIIDIVHDRHSSDVLPGYTKIYITFELQSSESLSLLLTNLINEGIDVKIVE; encoded by the coding sequence ATGACGTATCTAGAGTATTTTGAAAAAATTAAGTTAGCTAAGGAAAGAATAGGGCAATATGTACATGAAACTCCAATAGACTATTCTACGACTTTTTCAAGAATAGTTAATGCAAAGGTTTATCTTAAGCTGGAAAATTTACAAAAGACTGGTTCATTTAAGGTTAGAGGAGCGTTCAACAAATTACTATCCTTAAAGGATGAAGAAAAGAAAAAAGGAGTTATCGCTGTTTCTGCTGGTAATCATGCACAAGGAGTAGCCTACGCAGCGTCTACTTTAGGTATAAGGTCTGTAATTGTTATGCCAGAAACTGCTCCAGCATCTAAGTATTTAGCTACAAGATCTTATGGAGCCGAAGTTGTTCTATACGGTAAATATTTGCATGAAAGTATGAAAAAGGCCGAAGAGCTAATTCAGAATTCTGGTTTAGTTTTTGTTCATCCATATGGCGACTTAGATGTAATAGCAGGTCAAGGAACTATAGGAATTGAATTATACGATATTAAACCAGATTACGTGATCATTCCTATAGGTGGCGGTGGTCTAATTTCTGGTATAAGTGTAGCTCTAAAATACAGATTTCCGAACATTAAGATAATAGGCGTTCAATCCTCTTCATCACCCTCAATGAAAGTCTCGAAGGATTTAGGGAGACTTATAGAAGTAGAACCTAGTTATTCTATAGCTGATGGTATTTTAGTTAAATCTCCTTCTGACCTAACTTTTGGTATTGTAAATGAATTGGTAGATGATATAGTATTGGTAGATGATGAGGAAATAGCCGAAGCCATAGTCTTACTTTTAGAGAGAAGTAAAACCTTAGCTGAAGGTGCTGGCGCATCATCGCTTGCGGCTCTCATTTCAGGGAAGATAAAAGTAAGTGGACTAGATAAAAGGGTTATTTCTCTAATAAGTGGAGGGAATATAGACTTATCATTATTATCTACAATTACAGAAAAATTCTTATATAAGCAGAAAAGGGTAGTTAAGGTAAGGGTGATAGTTCCAGACAAACCTGGGCAATTAAATAAAGTGCTAAGTTATGTAGTAAAAATTAGGGGAAATATAATTGATATAGTTCATGATAGGCATAGTAGTGATGTATTGCCTGGTTATACTAAAATATACATCACGTTTGAACTTCAATCCTCAGAATCTCTTAGTTTGCTTCTAACTAATTTAATAAATGAAGGAATAGATGTAAAAATTGTAGAATGA
- a CDS encoding HIT domain-containing protein has product MDILWAPWRAKYIADSSKAKGGECLFCRVVKEDNDQQNYIVYRSKYAFIILNAFPYNTAHVMIVPYRHLPSIELLTSEESLDVFNLVNLSIRAIREVYNPDGFNIGVNIGRVAGAGIESHVHVHVVPRWNGDSNFMPVIFNTKVMPETLDETFKKINVKINEIMKKPSNAE; this is encoded by the coding sequence ATGGATATTTTATGGGCTCCATGGAGAGCTAAATATATAGCTGACTCTAGCAAAGCAAAGGGAGGCGAATGTTTGTTCTGTAGGGTTGTGAAAGAAGATAATGACCAACAAAACTATATAGTATATAGGAGTAAGTATGCGTTTATAATACTTAATGCTTTCCCTTATAACACGGCTCATGTTATGATTGTGCCTTATAGGCATCTTCCCTCAATTGAACTTCTCACTAGTGAGGAGTCATTAGACGTGTTTAACTTAGTCAATTTGTCAATAAGGGCTATTAGAGAAGTATATAACCCCGATGGGTTCAACATAGGTGTGAATATAGGTAGAGTAGCAGGAGCTGGGATAGAATCGCATGTTCATGTTCATGTTGTCCCTAGGTGGAATGGGGATTCAAACTTTATGCCAGTAATATTTAATACCAAGGTTATGCCAGAAACTCTTGATGAAACATTTAAAAAAATAAATGTAAAAATTAACGAGATAATGAAGAAGCCCTCGAATGCTGAATGA
- the radA gene encoding DNA repair and recombination protein RadA, producing the protein MSNEIQQKKNVKSINDLSGISQTVINKLIEAGYSSLEALAVASPQDLSIAAGIPLSTAQKIIKEARDALDIRFKTALEIKKERMNVRKITTGSQALDGLLGGGIETRTMTEFFGEFGSGKTQLCHQLSVNVQLPPEKGGLSGKAVYIDTEGTFRWERIENMAKALGLDIDNVMNNIYYIRAINTDHQIAIVDDLQELVSKDPSIKLIIVDSVTSHFRAEYPGRENLAVRQQKLNKHLHQLTRLAEVYDIAVIITNQVMARPDMFYGDPTVAVGGHTLYHVPGIRVQLKKSRGNRRIARVVDAPHLPEGEVVFALTEEGIRDAEE; encoded by the coding sequence ATGTCAAATGAGATACAACAGAAAAAGAATGTAAAAAGTATCAATGATCTGTCCGGCATTAGTCAGACTGTAATTAATAAACTAATTGAGGCCGGCTATTCATCATTAGAAGCATTAGCTGTAGCCTCTCCACAAGACCTAAGTATAGCAGCTGGGATACCGTTATCCACAGCACAAAAGATAATTAAGGAAGCAAGAGATGCGTTGGATATAAGATTCAAGACAGCACTGGAAATCAAAAAAGAACGCATGAATGTTAGGAAAATAACTACTGGTAGTCAAGCATTAGATGGTCTGCTAGGAGGAGGTATAGAAACAAGGACTATGACTGAGTTTTTTGGGGAATTTGGCTCTGGCAAGACACAATTGTGTCATCAATTAAGTGTTAATGTACAACTTCCACCTGAAAAGGGTGGATTATCCGGTAAGGCTGTATATATAGATACAGAAGGAACATTTAGATGGGAAAGGATCGAAAATATGGCTAAGGCATTGGGATTAGATATAGATAATGTTATGAATAATATATATTATATAAGGGCTATAAATACTGATCATCAAATAGCTATAGTAGACGATTTGCAAGAATTGGTCAGTAAAGATCCTTCAATTAAGCTAATTATTGTAGATTCGGTTACTTCTCACTTTAGAGCAGAATATCCGGGTAGGGAGAATTTAGCTGTTAGGCAACAGAAGTTAAATAAGCATTTGCATCAATTAACTAGATTAGCAGAGGTTTATGATATAGCAGTTATTATAACTAATCAAGTAATGGCCAGACCAGACATGTTTTATGGAGATCCTACAGTAGCAGTAGGTGGCCATACTTTATATCACGTACCAGGAATAAGAGTCCAACTTAAGAAGAGTAGAGGAAATAGAAGAATAGCAAGAGTCGTAGATGCCCCTCATCTTCCAGAAGGTGAGGTTGTGTTTGCATTAACTGAAGAAGGAATAAGGGATGCAGAGGAATAG